The following are encoded together in the Glycine max cultivar Williams 82 chromosome 8, Glycine_max_v4.0, whole genome shotgun sequence genome:
- the BZIP81 gene encoding transcription factor bZIP81, which translates to MASSKVATTTTTTTNSDISSQQVWDGATMEMESQDNMNMSMSLQDLLTENDAVPPSHSHGRGKRKTLVEEPLVVDKVTLQKQRRMIKNRESAARSRERKQAYTVELESLVTHLEEENAILLKQEADRKRQRFNQLMECLIPVEEKRKPKPMLRRVNSSQW; encoded by the exons ATGGCATCGTCCAAGGTagcgacgacgacgacgacgacgacgaatTCGGATATTTCGAGCCAGCAGGTATGGGACGGCGCCACCATGGAGATGGAGTCTCAAGACAACATGAACATGAGCATGAGCCTCCAGGATTTGTTGACCGAAAACGACGCCGTGCCACCCTCTCATAGTCATGGAAGGGGAAAGAGAAAAACCCTAGTGGAGGAACCCCTCGTCGTCGATAAGGTCACTCTTCAGAAACAGAGAAGGATGATAAAAAACAGAGAATCTGCCGCTAGGTCCAGGGAACGCAAGCAg GCTTACACAGTTGAGCTAGAATCTTTGGTTACACATCTCGAGGAAGAGAATGCCATCTTGTTAAAACAAGAG GCCGATAGGAAAAGGCAGAGGTTCAATCAG CTCATGGAGTGCCTTATTCCAGTTGAGGAAAAACGTAAACCAAAACCAATGCTTCGGAGAGTGAATTCATCCCAATGGTGA